Proteins from one Streptomyces genisteinicus genomic window:
- a CDS encoding IclR family transcriptional regulator, with the protein MSAVDSGGSQVKSAVRTVELLEYFAGRPGMHSLAAVQEAVGYPKSSLYMLLRTLVELGWVETDATGTRYGIGVRALLVGTSYIDGDEVVAAARPTLDRLSDDTTETIHLARLDGTNVVYLATRQSQHYLRPFTRVGRRLPAHSTSLGKALLATHTDEQVRKLLPETLAPLTEHTITDRERLIEELQQIREQGYAVDREENTLGLRCFGIAIPYRTPARDAISCSVPVARLTPAHEQMIKDALFDARDRLALATRRL; encoded by the coding sequence ATGTCAGCTGTCGATTCGGGTGGGTCGCAGGTCAAATCGGCCGTACGGACCGTGGAGTTGCTGGAGTACTTCGCGGGCCGTCCGGGGATGCACTCGCTCGCCGCCGTCCAGGAGGCCGTCGGGTACCCCAAGTCCAGCCTCTACATGCTGCTGCGCACGCTGGTCGAGCTCGGCTGGGTGGAGACGGACGCCACCGGCACGCGCTACGGCATCGGCGTGCGCGCGCTGCTCGTGGGCACGTCGTACATCGACGGCGACGAGGTCGTCGCCGCCGCGCGGCCGACGCTCGACCGGCTCTCCGACGACACCACGGAGACGATCCACCTCGCGCGGCTCGACGGCACCAACGTGGTGTACCTCGCGACCCGGCAGTCCCAGCACTACCTGCGCCCCTTCACCCGCGTCGGCCGCCGGCTGCCCGCCCACTCGACCTCGCTGGGCAAGGCCCTGCTGGCCACCCACACCGACGAGCAGGTGCGCAAGCTGCTCCCGGAGACCCTCGCGCCGCTGACCGAGCACACCATCACCGACCGCGAGCGGCTCATCGAGGAGCTCCAGCAGATCCGCGAGCAGGGGTACGCCGTGGACCGCGAGGAGAACACCCTGGGCCTGCGCTGCTTCGGCATCGCCATCCCGTACCGGACGCCCGCGCGTGACGCGATCAGCTGCTCGGTGCCGGTGGCCAGGCTCACCCCGGCGCACGAGCAGATGATCAAGGACGCGCTGTTCGACGCCCGGGACCGCCTCGCGCTCGCCACCCGGCGCCTCTGA